The genomic DNA TGCAATATCTAGCAATTAttctttatgtggatatttcgTTCATACGAGACACTCGGATAAATTTTCTTCTTTAAACAGTTTGTGGATATggaaattattttatcttatgaatatacataggtatattttatatcatgatACGCACTAGTAAAAGAGGCGTATATTCTTCCTTCGAATAAAATATCGTTAAATGTtaccaataaataataaacatttcttAAAAAACATTTGCAAGTACAATTCATGTTTCCAAATGACATCGTTCGGTGCAACAAATATCGTGCGTGATAATTACATACCAAAATTTTAAGTGCAAGGGCAAATTTATCATTGTGCAGGATCACTACTACCAATGCCAAACTTAGATCacaaatttcttcaaatttatttcatggGAAACACTGAAGaaatactgtgaaaaaaaacgtcCAAAAACATAAGCAGAAACGGGATAAACGGGAATGactgtcattgcaacgcaataatttaaaatgtgttcgctaactgcgtttttccaacaaacaggaacgggaacgggaacgagaatgggaacgggaacgggaacgagacgggaacgagaacagaaacgggaattgcatgcgttattgtggcattgcaacgcatgccgggttcagctagtacatatgtacatatataagatatttacaattattgatCATTGTATCGTAtttgtttataatacatatttttaaaaccagcaattttttttaaatataatacatatttgatatatcTTAATTATCATTTACAAGTTAAGTTATTGCACTTACATATTACGCaaacgaaattaaaataatatctgcGTATCACAGATCTATAtctaaaattcattttcatgaaAATCAAGGATTTCTATCAATCATTGATTATTGTTATGATCATTGATCTTTGCCAGCATCCATCAATCACGTTCCTAAAAGAATTGATAGTGATTAATGTTATTGTAATccttgaaaataattattttgtgatgttttcacaataaaaataatttcttcaaCGTCATTTATTAATCTAAAATTTAACCAAATCTtctaaaagtgagtattggaattagggattgcaaaaatatcggaATTTTCGATACTGGTATTATCTAAATATGATATCGAAaacggtattttttttaattaattaatagtaaaaaaaatattagttcTAATATCCTGAGCACCACTTGCATGTttcaacatgtttattgaaaaatacgccaaacccaaatattcaaatataggaTATTCAGGTACAAAACTGTGAAGTAGGTACGTCCTAGGTATAAaggattataatatttcatagaaACTTGTGCTTTTTTTGTGTGATTTATTGCAATTCCGATTTAAGATTATCAGATACCCAATCATCGCTCACTGGAGATGCAAACGAAGAGTCAACCATCAGCTGGGGAATTAGTTGTTGTTGAAAGACAAATTATATACTTTTTCCATACACCAATAAGAAAAATAGTCCCTGTCGTGTCATcattgtatatgtaggtatatatcgtgctgaaaaatgtaccaaataatatttttttatccattttcaatgtatgtatgtacgtaattaaaaaaaatcagcactTTATAGTAAACGTTttcttattcaaattaaaattcaaaaggtTTGCGAACGTGAGACACATTGTGAGAGGGCCGCGGTACCGAAAATGTTACCAAACATTGTATTTAACGATATGTATcggaaaacagtaaaaattaaacaattgtaCAGACATGCGGCGTGATACAATAAAGAGATAtcgaaaacaatttataaaataacaacTCGCTCAACatcataaattcaaaatatatacgcatcggtcgttttcgtagtttttagccatggagataccattttcaacaaataaaatgtatgaatttgaaaaaatcgataatatcggtatttatttttgaataccgGTATTAACAAAGGCTTATTTTCCGTCAAATTCCGATAATACCGGTATCGGTAAtttcggtattgcaatccctatttggaattaatagtcagattttttttctattgatattgttgcgtaggggtgggtggaggatccaagtgaaaggccaaagtcatgtcacagcatttattgatgattaaggagatacacacactggcagtactcagtccagaatgtcttaatatcgcctaagtatcgccttataagggataggtctctcaggacatctttgacttccgatttgtttacctattattattgtcacgtactcggatatgtcttcccacgacattcggtcccacggtaccaTGGTATAGGTcaattctgagaagggaccaataacagccaactcggtcgccattgtttagcctacatgcacttagggtctagatataatccttgaaaccaattataatggtcacacagtctctgggatgctacccggcctaatccgattgcaactaaccggcggctctttttagtatacgtaacaatatggtgatattttaattaatatagaattatattaatattgaattgtgatattttattttgagttaaatactgtataagccaaaaaactgtaaaattacttgtaatagaattttaaataggtttttcaggtctttttcctattacgctgtacatattatttacattataatcatataatactatgattactaacaaaattaatttaaaattgttaaatagaaaatgatcagtagatcagtagctattaaaatatgtataagatgtattatgaacataatttagtaataataaaaagcatttaaaaatcaaaaccaaaATTACTTTCGattgtaaaataaaagtttttatctcataaacgagagcaaaccaacaaaaatcattatcatattcgaaattAGTAGGTATATCTTTGTAACGattaataagtattttaaatcaaccgCTCCGGTAACTTAAAAACGAGATTTTTtcttgctcagtgtaattaatcatattttaaattatttttatattaatttaagattagctTACATAATTTGTTTACAAAAAGCTATTCTAATTTTCGTTAGTGAATATTAGAGTatagtttaatatatatgtaaacatgccttaaaaattaaatctgtgtaagtatgtatacatatataataccccATGTAAATCATCTTATTAAAAGGATGATATCAAGAACTGATTAATAGTACCaaatagaatattgaaaattcaattgtgacgttcatacatacatgtcacGAATTAATCTCTGGTGataaaaatttgcaaatattATCTTCAAAAATCTCATTAGCAGCCACATTCTAAATCAAAGATACGAGATACAGAGAAAATCGGACAATATAAAAGCGGCCATTGGATAAAAAATCATCGGGTTCGCTTGTTTGTGTGTTTTAAACGAGTCGTTCAAAATGTTCAAGTTTGTCTTGGTACTTTGCTTCTTGGTGGCCGTGCACGGTCATGGCATGGTCATGGATCCAGTCAACAGAGCTTCCAGATGGAGGGTTGACTCTTCGGCACCGGCTAATTATGATGATAATCAGTTGTGGTGCGGCGGTGCTGGGGTAAATTCTAAGAACGGTGATTGCATATGATCATacgctttttttaaatatttttgttcattATATTGTTGATCTTAACAGGCATTGGTGAGCAATGGCAGAAAATGCGGAATGTGTGGAGACAACTTCGCAAATCCTACACCTAGAATGCATGAGCTTGGAGGCAGATATGGACAAGGAGTCATCGTCAAAAGGTATTATTGAACTTTTTATGGAGCTTATTTGTCATACTGcacgttttattttacaatgtaaACTTAATTACATTTGAAATAGAAATATGAATGCTCAGTaggtttgaattttgttttcatCCAGGGTATTTCACActctaataaatatttatctgtatatatataggtacatataaaattataaatgcatttttatgtttattggaGGTAAAATGATAACTCATCTTAAGAGGGcaggacaccagcgccttgtccatacaaacgtattacacttctcccttcctcaattatggcactagacaaattattttttaatatgctatggatatccaccattgggatgcatctatcgttttattttttttgattatttattttttatgggagctaggagccgccaaacatctataaaatcgcctcttttttacacccacgaaaagagtcaagcgtgcttatttaacggtcgatttaaaaaaaaatacgcacatagttgcacaggaaatatctttctcataccgatgatgaattttttttttaaattagtgcagttttggaggagaaaataggagaatacgaaaccttgattttgtcgatttaaaatacgtattatctagtcgaagcgaaactgtcgcattcactcaatatatatatattgatatatattgtcgcattcactcaatatatatatcgaagaaaggaacggcaacaaaattaagatttcggatgtacagccctcttaagcccaACATATTAAATAGATACCAGGATTAATTATAATCCTGGTTTCATAGAATGGTTTATGTTAATGTACCTTGAAATAGTATAGCAAATTTGGTGGTTATAAACTGAAAACTGTTCTTATATCtatcttttatatatattatggaTAGTATAATACTTAAAATTCCCTTATTAAATCAATGTTTTTTCCACAGCTACCGACAAGGTGCCAATATTCCAATCACTGTGAGGATATCCGCCAACCACCGAGGCTACTTCCAATTCAGAATGTGCAATTTGGACAGATATGGTTCAGAATCCGACGCATGCTACGATAATATTCTGCTGTTGACATCAACCGGTGAAGATAGACATCCGATCGCTTCTCATCTTGGCAACCACGAACTCGTTCTCAGATTGCCATCCGGAGTCACTTGCAAACACTGTGTGCTTCAATGGACTTATTATGCAGGTAAATATTTGGcagaattttatttcaaataaatctcgagtatatttatgtaatatgtgtgtatttatttttttagcaaACACCGGAGAGAACTACAGAACGTGCTCTGACATTtcaatcaattaaattaaattgtctaTGTAACaattcaaatttgtataaataaaatattttcaaatacaatttctgcttttatttatatatttatatttatttgaaataatattctgAATGCAGTGAAAAGATAAACACATTATATTATGAATGCAGTGAAAAGATAAACACATCCTTTAATAAGAATTTGATTTATTCGATATATAATAATCGACGATTACGGtgatatataaaacaatagcaaataaacataaaaattaatactaTGGTTAAGTACTATGGAACAATTGTTTTATGATACATGATAAAGAAGTCATAATACCACGTTTATCAAaaaatcctacatacatacacacatacaagtttttcatatgaaataataataattaaatttaccaGAACATATCACAAGAGTGCAAAGTGataaattatatacgtataatttaGATTAAAGTGATGAAATTCATTCCAAATTCATTCCACAGTTTTAGAAAGGGGCAGTTTCTATATATCTTAATCTGAATTTTGTTAGCATCAATTATAAGAAtcaatctaaataaaataaacataaattttctatatatttttattctaaacaaCAACAATTATGTTAGttggataatatattaataaataataaagattaaaatttaattattattctcTACTTTTATATCTTAGCATTATTTTCACACATAATACAAATTCCTTAAATTATAAAAGCTTATCAACCAATTGTACAAAATATTGTACGCATACGTATGtgcttttgaaatatatatatatatatatatatatatatatatatatatatatatatatatatatatatatatatatatatatatatatatatatatatatatatatatatgaatgttacGAAAATCTATTGTTGTTTTCGAATGTTGATAGAAAATATTTCgaaatacattaacattaatgaAATTTCTTACTGAAAATAGTTTAAATACAAAGgacttcaatataaaaaaaatagttatataAAAGTTAGGTAGAATAGTTGGATATATGCAAAggaaacaatttaaatataaaaaaaatatgggtctacgtgacgagccagaatgttaaattacagaaaacacaaatatcggaaggcaaacatcgaaaatcgaaagatcttaaacggtacaacaggaacaagaggaacaggcttttcctcacgtattctgcgcgcgcacattaatacgggaggaaaagcctgttcctctttttcctgttgtatcctgctcgcgcaaattaagtgagtatgtaccgttttccatgcacccttttttttgatctttcgacttaagatctttcgattttcgatctttgccttccgatatttgcgttttctgtaatttaacattctggctcgtcacggagaccgctccTCCTTATATGTAAGTGTcctctttttaagtttttggattcaattatctcccaaaccgctcaatGGATTTTTGATGGACAgaccaattttttttacatgtaatagaaattattataaactaatattttttaaatatttttatctcaaccggaagtagtacttacACTCTAGAGAATTTATATTGAAGAAATTCTTAAAAAAGTCAATGTATTGTTACGTATTGTTACCTAACGTATTGTTAAgtacactcggattaggccgaataagtgcaatcggattaggccgagtagcatcccagagattgtgtgaccgttataattggtttcgaggattatctcccccgaatgcacttggcgggggtagcggtaactcggtcgcattccctgagagttctcagaaccaacagcggtagcgtgggacacttccgtggcacatctagtacgtgaccataacaataggtaaacaaatcggacgtcgaagatgccctgagagacctgccccttataaggcggtacttataaggggcgatatcaagacattctggacggagcactgtcagtgcgtgtatctccttgatcatcaataaatgctgtgacacgactttggccttttacttggatcctccacccacccctacgcaacagtatcaaGACAACACTtaatgtatcaagctgaaaatttatatttgcattcTTTATATGCTatcttagagttgataaggttttggttagaattcgtaaaccggaagtaatattttttttaaaaacaatatttcattattttattttgatctttaaaattatttttatcttcatgatattttaattttataatatacatatatagtgatgttaagtaatattttttttaaaaaaatccgacAGTCGGAAGTAGAACAGAATCTTGTATAAGTTTCTCTACATTTACGCTtaacttgtatcgaaaatgctcttatAGACGGTATGTGTGtacgtgtatgtacgtatttgacaatatcaaattttgtttttgtacttcttatattcctcaaatacagagatgttggttggtcacatccgaatttttttacagggttttt from Arctopsyche grandis isolate Sample6627 chromosome 1, ASM5162203v2, whole genome shotgun sequence includes the following:
- the LOC143913663 gene encoding uncharacterized protein LOC143913663 — its product is MFKFVLVLCFLVAVHGHGMVMDPVNRASRWRVDSSAPANYDDNQLWCGGAGALVSNGRKCGMCGDNFANPTPRMHELGGRYGQGVIVKSYRQGANIPITVRISANHRGYFQFRMCNLDRYGSESDACYDNILLLTSTGEDRHPIASHLGNHELVLRLPSGVTCKHCVLQWTYYAANTGENYRTCSDISIN